A section of the Neorhizobium galegae bv. orientalis str. HAMBI 540 genome encodes:
- the flgB gene encoding flagellar basal body rod protein FlgB produces MQPIQLFEMASRQADWLSVRQEVVAGNIANANTPKFKAKDITPFNSVLDRTHVPMARTNPGHFASNDLSDEIDIKPSELNDEVGVQESGNTVSLADELTKTGEIKRQYELSTGLVKSFHSMMLTLVKR; encoded by the coding sequence ATGCAACCGATTCAATTGTTCGAAATGGCATCCCGGCAGGCCGATTGGCTCTCGGTGCGTCAGGAAGTTGTTGCGGGCAATATCGCGAATGCCAACACGCCGAAGTTCAAGGCGAAGGATATCACGCCTTTCAACTCGGTGCTGGACCGCACGCATGTTCCGATGGCTCGCACCAATCCGGGCCATTTCGCGAGCAACGACCTCAGCGATGAGATCGACATCAAGCCATCGGAACTGAACGACGAAGTCGGCGTCCAGGAATCCGGCAATACCGTCTCGCTGGCCGACGAGCTGACGAAGACGGGCGAAATCAAACGCCAATACGAATTGAGCACAGGACTAGTGAAATCGTTTCACAGCATGATGCTGACGTTAGTGAAGAGGTAA
- the fliI gene encoding flagellar protein export ATPase FliI, whose translation MMEAAILDAINGGKLGQLAGLSARYSDPAFSVAHGGHVRTIAAGHYTVAGLSKHVRLGEFVAHRSATGIHLGEVVRVEPDIIYVCPIEPGEPIGIGDTVIRKGAFRVAPDESWCGRTINSLGEPIDGKGPIARGLHPRSIANTAPPSMTRSRVEKGFRTGVRAIDIFSPLCLGQRLGIFAGSGVGKSTLLSMLARADAFDKVVIALVGERGREVREFIEDTLGEHMSKSIAIVATSDESPMLRKMAPLVAITVAEHFRDQGDNVLFIADSVTRFAHAIREVAVAAGEPPIARGYPASVFTELPRLLERAGPGVEGTGTITAIISILVDGDNHNDPIADSTRGILDGHIVLDRSLAEEGRYPPINPLASISRLARKAWTEDQEKLVSRLKSLVHRYEETRDLRLIGGYRAGSDPDLDMAIKQVPVIYEVLKQTPGEKPTLDAYADLANALRAAAGQGNPQSAIARR comes from the coding sequence GATGCAATCAACGGCGGCAAGCTGGGCCAGCTTGCCGGGCTTTCGGCGCGTTACTCCGATCCGGCCTTCTCTGTCGCCCATGGTGGTCATGTCAGGACCATTGCTGCAGGGCATTATACGGTCGCGGGCTTGTCGAAACATGTGCGGCTCGGCGAATTCGTCGCCCATCGCAGCGCGACCGGCATCCATCTCGGCGAAGTGGTTCGCGTCGAGCCGGACATCATCTATGTCTGCCCCATCGAACCCGGCGAGCCGATCGGCATCGGCGATACTGTCATTCGCAAGGGTGCCTTTCGTGTCGCTCCCGACGAGAGCTGGTGCGGGCGCACGATCAATTCGCTCGGTGAGCCAATCGACGGCAAGGGGCCGATCGCGCGCGGCCTTCATCCCCGTTCGATCGCCAATACGGCGCCACCCTCCATGACGCGCAGCCGCGTTGAAAAGGGTTTCAGGACCGGCGTCCGGGCAATCGACATCTTCTCGCCGCTCTGCCTCGGCCAGCGTCTTGGCATTTTCGCCGGTTCCGGCGTCGGCAAATCCACGCTTCTGTCGATGCTCGCCAGAGCCGACGCGTTCGACAAGGTGGTAATCGCGCTGGTCGGCGAACGCGGCCGCGAAGTGCGCGAATTCATCGAGGATACACTCGGCGAGCATATGTCGAAGTCAATCGCTATCGTCGCGACCAGCGACGAAAGCCCGATGCTCCGCAAGATGGCGCCACTGGTGGCGATCACCGTCGCCGAACATTTCCGCGACCAGGGCGACAACGTCCTGTTCATCGCCGACAGCGTCACCCGTTTTGCCCATGCGATCCGCGAGGTCGCGGTCGCGGCCGGAGAACCGCCGATCGCACGTGGGTATCCGGCATCCGTCTTCACCGAGCTGCCGCGCCTGCTCGAACGTGCCGGCCCGGGCGTCGAGGGCACGGGCACGATCACCGCGATCATCTCGATCCTGGTCGATGGCGACAACCACAACGACCCGATCGCCGACTCGACCCGCGGCATTCTCGACGGCCACATCGTTCTCGACCGTTCGCTTGCCGAAGAGGGCCGCTATCCGCCGATCAATCCGCTCGCCTCGATCTCGCGTCTCGCCCGCAAGGCCTGGACCGAGGATCAGGAAAAGCTGGTCTCGCGCCTGAAATCACTGGTCCACCGCTACGAAGAAACCCGCGATCTGCGCCTGATCGGCGGTTATCGCGCCGGCAGCGATCCGGATCTCGACATGGCGATCAAGCAGGTGCCGGTCATCTACGAAGTCCTGAAGCAGACGCCGGGAGAAAAGCCGACGCTTGATGCCTACGCGGATCTGGCCAATGCGCTCCGGGCGGCGGCGGGGCAGGGCAATCCGCAGTCGGCCATAGCAAGAAGGTGA
- the flgC gene encoding flagellar basal body rod protein FlgC, with amino-acid sequence MDPLSASLKIAGSGMEAQSTRLRIVSENIANARSTGDTPGAEPYRRKTITFGSELDRASGVDVVQVKKLGNDSSKFIEEYDPDHPAADAKGMVKLPNVNMLIEMADMREANRSYDANIQTIKQTRELIAATIDLLKAGQ; translated from the coding sequence ATGGATCCGCTTTCAGCCTCCTTGAAGATCGCTGGATCGGGAATGGAGGCGCAGTCGACACGTCTGCGCATCGTTTCCGAAAACATTGCCAACGCCCGCTCCACCGGCGACACGCCCGGCGCGGAGCCCTATCGCCGCAAGACGATTACCTTCGGCTCCGAGCTCGACAGGGCGAGCGGCGTAGACGTGGTGCAGGTGAAGAAGCTCGGCAACGACAGCTCGAAGTTCATCGAGGAGTATGATCCGGACCATCCGGCAGCCGACGCGAAGGGCATGGTCAAGCTGCCCAACGTCAACATGCTGATCGAAATGGCCGACATGCGTGAAGCCAATCGCTCCTACGACGCAAACATCCAGACCATCAAACAGACGCGCGAACTGATCGCTG